The Gemmata palustris genome includes a region encoding these proteins:
- the treZ gene encoding malto-oligosyltrehalose trehalohydrolase, which translates to MSSIEYVRRYPVGAEVTREGTHFRVWAPIRSRVEVVLEGGPNLELSAEGGGYFSGFAPALGDGTRYRFRLDGGQSLYPDPAARFQPQGPHGPSQVVDPTRFGWDDVHWPGVPAEGQVLYEMHIGTYTPEGTFAAAAARLPELAQLGITAIEVMPVADFPGRFGWGYDGTCLFSPTRLYGTPDDFRRFVNAAHANGLGVILDVVYNHFGPDGNYIREFAPAFLSTIHKTEWGEPFNFDGADSGPVREFFIANAAYWIEEYHIDGLRLDATQAIFDDSPTHILTEIARRVREAARGRATFLMGENEPQDANLVRGCENGGCGLDAIWNDDLHHSARVALSGKNEGYFMDYRGTPQEFVSAAKWGFLYQGQQYRWHNRRRGRPAFDIPRHRFVAFLENHDQVANSGRGFRVNQMTSPARFRAMTAYLLLIPATPLLFQGQEYASTKPFLFFADHHPELAAAVFNGRRDSMRRFRSQAGVEGMSLVPDPADMKTFERSKLDRAERDSRPEWLALHHDLLALRKIDPAFRTKVMDGAILGPEAFVLRFFVPGDQDRLLVVNLGRDLRLDPAPEPLLAPPEAHSHWYPIWSSEDPKYGGHGTAPLDTDDNWWVPGEAAVVLAARSRDAENK; encoded by the coding sequence ATGTCGTCAATTGAGTACGTTCGGCGGTACCCGGTGGGTGCGGAAGTCACACGCGAGGGGACGCACTTTCGCGTCTGGGCACCGATCCGCTCGCGCGTGGAAGTGGTCCTCGAAGGCGGGCCGAACCTGGAACTGAGCGCCGAGGGCGGCGGATACTTCTCCGGGTTCGCGCCCGCGTTGGGCGACGGCACGCGGTACCGGTTCCGGCTCGACGGTGGGCAGTCGCTCTACCCCGATCCGGCCGCGCGGTTCCAACCACAAGGCCCCCACGGACCGTCACAGGTCGTTGACCCGACGCGGTTCGGGTGGGACGACGTTCACTGGCCCGGCGTGCCCGCCGAGGGCCAGGTGCTCTACGAGATGCACATCGGCACGTACACGCCCGAGGGCACGTTCGCGGCCGCGGCGGCGCGCTTGCCCGAACTCGCACAGCTCGGCATCACCGCCATCGAAGTCATGCCGGTGGCCGACTTCCCCGGACGGTTCGGGTGGGGCTACGACGGCACCTGCCTCTTCTCCCCCACGCGGCTCTACGGAACCCCGGACGACTTCCGCCGGTTCGTGAACGCGGCCCACGCGAACGGTCTCGGGGTCATACTCGACGTGGTCTACAACCACTTCGGCCCGGACGGGAACTACATCCGCGAGTTCGCCCCGGCGTTCCTCAGCACGATCCACAAGACCGAGTGGGGCGAACCGTTCAACTTCGACGGCGCGGACTCCGGCCCCGTGCGCGAGTTCTTCATCGCGAACGCCGCGTATTGGATCGAAGAGTACCACATTGACGGACTGCGGTTGGACGCGACGCAAGCGATCTTCGACGACTCGCCGACGCACATCCTCACGGAGATCGCGCGCCGGGTGCGGGAAGCGGCCCGCGGGCGCGCGACTTTCCTGATGGGCGAGAACGAACCGCAGGACGCGAACCTCGTCCGCGGGTGCGAGAACGGCGGGTGCGGGCTGGACGCGATCTGGAACGACGACCTGCACCACTCCGCGCGTGTGGCCCTCAGCGGCAAGAACGAGGGGTACTTCATGGACTACCGCGGCACGCCGCAGGAGTTCGTGAGCGCGGCGAAGTGGGGGTTCTTGTACCAGGGTCAGCAGTACCGGTGGCACAACCGGCGCCGCGGGCGCCCGGCGTTCGACATCCCGCGCCACCGGTTCGTCGCGTTCCTGGAGAACCACGATCAGGTGGCGAATTCCGGGCGCGGCTTCCGCGTGAACCAGATGACCAGCCCGGCGCGGTTCCGCGCGATGACCGCGTACCTGCTGCTCATCCCCGCAACACCACTGTTGTTCCAGGGGCAAGAGTACGCGAGCACCAAGCCGTTCCTGTTCTTCGCCGATCACCATCCGGAACTCGCAGCGGCCGTCTTCAACGGGCGTCGGGACAGTATGCGCCGGTTCCGCAGCCAAGCCGGTGTGGAGGGGATGAGTCTGGTCCCGGACCCGGCCGACATGAAGACGTTCGAGCGGTCCAAACTGGATCGAGCGGAGCGCGACTCGCGCCCGGAGTGGCTCGCCCTGCACCACGACTTACTGGCACTACGCAAGATCGATCCCGCGTTCCGCACGAAGGTCATGGACGGTGCGATACTCGGGCCGGAAGCGTTCGTGTTGCGGTTCTTCGTGCCCGGCGATCAGGACCGGCTGCTGGTCGTGAACCTCGGGCGCGATTTGCGCCTGGACCCGGCCCCGGAACCGCTGCTCGCACCGCCGGAGGCGCACTCACACTGGTACCCGATCTGGTCGAGCGAAGACCCGAAGTACGGCGGGCACGGCACGGCCCCGCTCGACACGGACGATAACTGGTGGGTTCCGGGCGAGGCCGCGGTCGTACTCGCGGCCCGGTCGCGCGACGCCGAGAACAAGTGA
- the solA gene encoding N-methyl-L-tryptophan oxidase, with product MSQSFDVIVLGVGGMGSAACFELARRGRRVLGLEQFPLVHARGSSHGHTRIIRTAYAEHPSYVPLARRAFEKWYELEQLTGRHLLTECPCLNAGPPGSEHVEGVRASVRTHNLAAEELTGDEINRRYPAFRFPGDFTGVVEQAAGFLFVEECVRSHIDSAISFGAEIHPEEAVRAWKVVGDGVEVTTDRGTYRAAKLVVTAGAWATKLLASVGVPLRVMRQVLLWFAAGQRPELFRRDRFPIFIADVPGVPFYGLPAIDAFGAKVARHYGASELPDPDGVEWDVNSADVDVMRENLTTMLPGLGTFTKGQVCMYTVTPDRHFVIDLHPEFPQVCVACGFSGHGFKFAPTVGEILADLADGGATKHDISLFSARRTR from the coding sequence ATGTCTCAATCGTTCGATGTGATCGTGCTGGGCGTGGGCGGGATGGGGTCCGCCGCGTGCTTCGAGTTGGCGCGCCGGGGCCGCCGCGTGCTGGGCTTGGAGCAGTTCCCGCTCGTACACGCACGCGGCAGTTCGCACGGGCACACGCGCATTATTCGCACCGCGTATGCCGAGCACCCGAGTTACGTCCCGCTGGCGCGGCGCGCGTTCGAGAAGTGGTACGAACTGGAACAACTCACCGGTCGCCATTTGCTGACGGAGTGCCCGTGTCTGAACGCCGGGCCGCCGGGGAGCGAACACGTTGAGGGCGTTCGTGCATCGGTGCGCACTCACAACCTCGCGGCCGAAGAACTGACCGGCGACGAGATCAACCGGCGGTACCCGGCGTTTCGATTCCCGGGCGATTTCACGGGCGTCGTGGAGCAAGCTGCGGGCTTCTTGTTCGTGGAGGAGTGCGTTCGATCGCATATCGACAGTGCGATTTCTTTTGGCGCCGAGATCCACCCCGAAGAAGCCGTTCGCGCGTGGAAGGTGGTTGGTGACGGCGTCGAAGTGACGACGGATCGTGGAACGTATCGTGCTGCAAAACTTGTTGTGACGGCCGGGGCGTGGGCGACGAAGTTGCTCGCGAGCGTGGGCGTTCCGCTCCGCGTGATGCGACAAGTGTTGCTCTGGTTCGCCGCAGGTCAGCGCCCAGAACTATTCCGACGCGACCGGTTCCCGATCTTCATTGCGGACGTGCCCGGCGTGCCGTTTTATGGGCTTCCTGCGATCGATGCGTTCGGCGCGAAAGTGGCGCGGCACTACGGTGCCTCGGAGCTTCCCGACCCGGACGGCGTGGAGTGGGACGTGAACTCTGCCGATGTGGATGTGATGCGCGAGAATCTGACGACAATGCTCCCCGGATTGGGCACGTTCACGAAGGGTCAGGTGTGCATGTACACGGTCACCCCGGACCGGCACTTTGTGATCGATCTGCACCCCGAGTTTCCGCAAGTGTGTGTCGCGTGCGGCTTTTCGGGCCACGGGTTCAAGTTCGCGCCGACCGTGGGCGAAATCCTCGCGGACCTTGCGGATGGGGGAGCGACGAAGCACGACATCAGCTTGTTTTCGGCCCGCCGAACCCGCTGA
- the treY gene encoding malto-oligosyltrehalose synthase, with protein MTSTQPPANAARTPGSTYRLQFHADFTLRDALAIVPYLRALGVTHLYASPILKARPGSTHGYDVIDHAVLNPEVGTEDDLAALGAALRERGMGLLLDAVPNHMCVAAGNAWWADLLEHGQASRFAGHFDIAWDDSPRPQMHGRLLLPVLGDQYGAVLESGQFAPAFENGGFVVRVHDNHLPLDPRTYDRVLAPAAALVREQCGAEHPSAIQLASVLHAVKNLPARTEADPARIAERRVEVVAIRRRLSELAERFPEAADAVKTVLVALAGKAGDPASFAALDELLEAQAYRPCFWRVASDEINYRRFFDVNDLAALSTEHAEVFDAVHATWFRWVRSGLADGLRIDHPDGLFDPKEYLDRLQSACGGEEPLYVVVEKILGDGETLPTDWACAGTTGYEFIHAINGLFVDRAGEGPLTAFYQQFTGLDDPWAEMVYRGKRQVSQSSLASELNALAHQLDRVARLDRRSRDFTLNGIRKALREVIACFPVYRSYVTDAVTDTDKAVVGKATRWAYRRNPLLGKAVFDFIRDTVLLKDSPSGPASSEYRALQRSFAGKFQQVTSPVAAKGVEDTAFYVYNRLTSLNEVGGEPGRFGWKPDAVHTFLAARAPAPGGLSPLSTHDTKRGEDVRARISVLSEIPNEWAERVTHWSELNRAHKIDVDGALAPDANEEYLLYQTLVGAWPGSEEGASDSFRQRIREYMRKGLAEAKVHTSWINPNPEYETAIATFIDRVLDTDSSGAFLRDLGAFAARVAGFGRINSLAQTLIRCTAPGVPDTYQGTESWDFSLVDPDNRRPVDYDARAEWLRDVDARITTNSALNRLARELAENLADPRAKLFVTALALRSRREWPDVFARGEYVPLAVTGEHADRVFAFLRTAGGRAAAAIVPRLPTGQSSWGDTALSFPEAFAGVRWENVFTGEVVEPRAGSLPVGAALGAFPVALLRSV; from the coding sequence ATGACTTCCACGCAACCGCCGGCGAACGCGGCCCGCACGCCCGGGTCCACGTATCGGCTCCAGTTTCACGCTGACTTCACACTTCGCGACGCGCTCGCGATCGTGCCGTACCTGCGCGCGCTCGGGGTCACGCACCTGTATGCCTCACCCATCCTGAAGGCGCGCCCTGGGAGCACACACGGCTACGACGTCATCGACCACGCCGTACTGAACCCCGAAGTCGGAACGGAAGACGACCTCGCGGCACTCGGAGCCGCCCTGCGCGAGCGCGGCATGGGGCTCCTTCTCGATGCGGTGCCGAACCACATGTGCGTGGCGGCCGGGAACGCGTGGTGGGCGGACCTGCTCGAACACGGTCAGGCGTCGCGGTTCGCGGGGCACTTCGACATCGCGTGGGACGATTCGCCGCGCCCGCAGATGCACGGCCGGTTGCTGCTCCCCGTATTGGGCGACCAGTACGGGGCCGTGCTCGAATCCGGACAGTTCGCGCCCGCGTTCGAGAACGGCGGGTTCGTCGTCCGCGTTCACGACAACCACCTCCCGCTCGATCCGCGCACCTACGACCGCGTGCTCGCGCCGGCGGCCGCTCTTGTGCGCGAGCAGTGCGGCGCTGAGCACCCCTCCGCGATACAGTTGGCGAGCGTCCTCCACGCGGTGAAGAACTTGCCCGCCCGTACCGAGGCGGACCCGGCGCGGATCGCCGAGCGGCGCGTCGAAGTGGTCGCGATCCGGCGCCGGTTGTCGGAACTCGCCGAGCGGTTCCCGGAAGCGGCCGATGCGGTCAAAACCGTACTCGTCGCGCTCGCGGGAAAAGCCGGCGACCCGGCGAGCTTCGCCGCGCTCGACGAGCTCCTCGAAGCGCAAGCGTACCGCCCGTGCTTCTGGCGCGTCGCGTCCGACGAGATCAACTACCGCCGGTTCTTCGACGTGAACGACCTCGCCGCGCTCAGTACCGAGCACGCGGAGGTGTTCGACGCGGTCCACGCGACCTGGTTCCGCTGGGTGCGGTCCGGGCTCGCGGACGGGCTCCGCATCGACCACCCGGACGGGCTGTTCGACCCCAAAGAGTACCTCGACCGGCTCCAGTCCGCGTGCGGCGGGGAAGAACCGCTGTACGTCGTTGTGGAGAAGATCCTCGGCGACGGCGAAACGCTCCCCACGGACTGGGCGTGTGCCGGAACGACCGGCTACGAGTTCATTCACGCGATCAACGGCTTGTTCGTTGACCGCGCGGGAGAAGGTCCGCTCACGGCGTTCTACCAGCAGTTCACCGGGCTCGATGACCCGTGGGCCGAGATGGTGTACCGCGGAAAGCGGCAGGTCTCGCAATCGTCGCTCGCGAGCGAACTGAACGCGCTCGCGCACCAGCTCGACCGTGTCGCGCGCCTCGACCGGCGCAGCCGCGACTTCACGCTCAACGGCATCCGCAAGGCGCTGCGCGAAGTGATCGCGTGCTTCCCCGTGTACCGGTCATACGTCACCGACGCCGTGACCGACACCGACAAGGCCGTTGTCGGGAAGGCGACGCGCTGGGCGTACCGGCGGAACCCCCTTCTGGGCAAGGCGGTGTTCGACTTCATTCGCGACACCGTGCTCCTGAAGGATTCGCCCAGCGGCCCGGCTTCGTCCGAGTACCGCGCCCTCCAACGGAGCTTTGCCGGTAAGTTCCAGCAGGTCACGTCACCGGTCGCGGCGAAGGGCGTGGAGGACACCGCGTTCTACGTGTACAACCGGCTGACTTCACTCAACGAAGTGGGCGGCGAGCCGGGGCGGTTCGGGTGGAAGCCGGACGCGGTCCACACCTTCCTCGCCGCTCGCGCCCCAGCGCCCGGCGGGTTATCGCCGCTGTCCACGCACGACACCAAGCGCGGCGAAGACGTGCGGGCGCGGATCAGCGTTCTGTCCGAGATCCCGAACGAATGGGCCGAGCGCGTGACGCACTGGTCCGAGTTGAATCGCGCGCACAAAATTGATGTTGATGGCGCACTCGCCCCGGACGCGAACGAAGAGTACCTCCTGTACCAAACGCTCGTCGGCGCGTGGCCGGGTTCCGAAGAGGGCGCGTCGGACTCGTTCCGCCAGCGGATTCGCGAGTACATGCGGAAGGGACTGGCGGAGGCGAAAGTTCACACGAGTTGGATCAACCCGAACCCGGAGTACGAAACCGCGATCGCGACGTTCATCGACCGCGTACTGGACACGGATTCGTCCGGCGCGTTCCTCCGCGACTTGGGCGCGTTTGCCGCGCGAGTCGCGGGATTCGGACGTATCAACTCGCTGGCACAAACGCTGATCCGCTGCACGGCCCCCGGGGTGCCGGACACGTACCAGGGAACGGAGTCGTGGGATTTCTCGCTCGTGGACCCGGACAACCGCAGGCCGGTCGATTACGATGCACGCGCGGAGTGGTTGCGCGACGTTGATGCGCGAATCACTACGAACAGCGCCCTGAACCGCCTCGCGCGCGAACTCGCTGAGAACCTCGCCGATCCACGCGCGAAACTGTTTGTGACCGCTCTCGCACTGCGCTCCCGGCGCGAGTGGCCGGACGTCTTCGCCCGCGGCGAGTACGTTCCGCTCGCCGTAACCGGCGAGCACGCGGACCGGGTGTTCGCATTCCTCCGCACGGCCGGTGGGCGCGCGGCGGCCGCGATTGTCCCGCGCCTCCCGACCGGTCAGAGTTCGTGGGGCGACACCGCGTTGTCATTCCCGGAAGCGTTCGCGGGGGTGCGGTGGGAGAACGTGTTTACGGGTGAAGTGGTGGAACCGCGTGCCGGTTCTCTGCCGGTGGGGGCAGCGCTGGGAGCGTTTCCCGTGGCGCTGCTCCGGTCCGTGTGA
- a CDS encoding serine protease yields the protein MRAENDGAGSGFVVDVQKRLLVTCRHVVADRKKVDVFLPWYRDGELVTDRREYLRNRPALRERGLFVSGTVLKASDELDLALVELESLPPGTKAVTFSTQPPQPGDLLRVIGHRLDLDTAWNMTTGPLRVCGTLTDGYFWRGKKLALGANAIIAQFPIEEGDSGGPVFNAAGEVVGMDCALRRSCPLAAIVISATDIRAFLNKPPDPVKVAEPASIAEALIRATVWVRPTATDVHVAGVLIEKDLVLTCARGLTATDRVGVALPLRDGDRWVSERSAYRDPLALHLRAAWRSGRVLACDSARDLALIRLDSGSDQMKPLPLATNVPNPGDALHAMSHPGGLEFAWVYANGSVRQRGRVAFDVGDKAPAVNALVGQLPAQGGSPGGPLVNARGELVGVLATRESAQQVGYAATTDEIRAFLDTALRDRPARTLAGLIARIEAIPVQQARLLARGLGRRAEQHRVAGRFAEAKRDCDDAVALDVGCGDAHLNRALMFEPDAALAELDVAIEKGPFHRDILVRRAALAVAVKDFRKARGDLDRVLDVYPADTEAREGLARAFLGLGDDMKAAAALGDAVRADSGRLKAVAKLMTEHADALEQKFPDSPGIVSEWFVKALAATEKGTRDPKAKAALAELLKSASAAKDDLMRLKLLRDGAAALK from the coding sequence GTGCGAGCGGAGAACGATGGGGCGGGGAGCGGGTTCGTCGTCGATGTTCAGAAGCGCCTGCTCGTCACCTGTCGGCACGTCGTCGCGGACCGCAAGAAGGTCGATGTTTTCCTCCCCTGGTACCGCGATGGCGAACTCGTTACGGACCGCCGCGAGTACCTTCGCAATCGACCCGCGCTCCGCGAGCGCGGGCTGTTCGTCAGCGGGACCGTGCTGAAGGCCTCGGACGAACTCGACCTCGCGCTCGTCGAACTCGAGTCACTTCCCCCAGGCACGAAAGCCGTCACGTTTTCTACACAACCGCCGCAACCGGGCGATCTGCTCCGCGTAATCGGCCACAGGCTCGACCTTGATACCGCGTGGAACATGACCACCGGCCCACTGCGGGTTTGCGGCACACTCACAGACGGATACTTCTGGCGCGGGAAGAAACTCGCGCTTGGTGCGAACGCGATCATCGCCCAATTCCCGATCGAAGAGGGCGATTCCGGCGGACCGGTGTTCAATGCGGCCGGCGAAGTTGTGGGCATGGACTGTGCTCTTCGGCGATCGTGTCCGCTCGCGGCCATCGTGATCTCGGCGACCGACATTCGCGCCTTCCTGAACAAGCCTCCCGATCCGGTCAAGGTTGCTGAACCGGCTTCAATTGCCGAAGCCCTGATACGCGCGACGGTGTGGGTTCGGCCCACGGCGACCGACGTTCACGTTGCCGGTGTACTGATCGAGAAAGACCTGGTACTCACCTGCGCACGCGGATTAACCGCGACGGACCGCGTCGGCGTTGCACTTCCGCTGCGTGACGGCGACCGGTGGGTGAGCGAACGCAGCGCCTACCGCGACCCGCTCGCGCTACACCTTCGGGCCGCGTGGCGCAGCGGACGTGTGCTCGCATGCGATTCGGCACGCGACCTGGCGCTCATCCGGCTCGATTCGGGTTCGGATCAAATGAAGCCACTTCCGCTTGCGACGAATGTACCGAACCCGGGCGATGCGCTCCACGCGATGAGTCACCCCGGCGGGTTGGAGTTCGCGTGGGTGTACGCGAACGGCTCCGTTCGGCAACGCGGGCGCGTGGCGTTTGATGTCGGAGACAAGGCGCCCGCTGTTAATGCGCTCGTGGGCCAGCTCCCGGCGCAGGGTGGTTCACCGGGCGGGCCGTTGGTCAATGCCCGCGGGGAACTCGTTGGCGTGCTGGCGACTCGCGAAAGCGCGCAGCAAGTCGGGTATGCAGCGACGACGGATGAGATTCGCGCTTTTCTGGATACCGCACTGCGCGATCGGCCCGCCCGGACGCTTGCTGGGTTAATCGCGCGCATTGAGGCGATCCCGGTGCAACAGGCGAGACTGCTCGCACGCGGATTGGGCCGTCGTGCTGAACAGCACCGTGTTGCGGGCCGGTTCGCAGAGGCGAAGCGGGATTGCGACGACGCTGTGGCACTCGATGTTGGCTGTGGGGACGCACACCTCAACCGGGCGCTCATGTTCGAGCCGGATGCGGCGCTGGCAGAACTGGATGTGGCAATCGAGAAGGGGCCGTTTCACCGCGACATTCTTGTGCGCCGAGCGGCACTCGCGGTTGCGGTGAAGGATTTTCGCAAAGCGCGCGGTGATCTGGATCGCGTGCTCGACGTGTACCCCGCGGACACGGAAGCACGCGAAGGATTGGCTCGCGCGTTCCTGGGACTCGGCGATGATATGAAAGCTGCGGCCGCGCTCGGCGACGCGGTTCGCGCCGATTCGGGGCGGCTCAAGGCGGTCGCGAAGTTGATGACCGAGCACGCCGACGCACTGGAACAGAAGTTTCCCGATTCGCCCGGTATTGTGTCGGAGTGGTTCGTGAAGGCGCTCGCCGCGACAGAGAAGGGCACACGCGACCCGAAGGCGAAAGCCGCGCTCGCGGAACTCCTCAAATCCGCCAGTGCTGCGAAAGACGATTTGATGCGCCTGAAGCTCCTGAGAGATGGCGCAGCCGCGTTGAAATGA
- the hslU gene encoding ATP-dependent protease ATPase subunit HslU: MTPKQIVAELDKYIVGQAAAKKAVAVAIRNRWRRQQLPADLRADVTPKNIILIGPTGVGKTEIARRLASLVGAPFIKVEATKFTEVGYVGRDVESIIRDLTEAAIGLVRQEMRVTVREKAQEKVTERLLDLLVPMPKNTPWEPEQEKEELERRQRTRDKMKAKLEAGELEDRVVELTVEQKATPVQIFSNLGMENMDVDLQGMFDKMMPKNAQPRQLPVKDARKVLVEQETELLIDRAAVVEQAVDRVENHGIVFLDEIDKVCGPSAGSGPDVSRQGVQRDLLPVVEGTTVNTKHGPVRTDHILFIAAGAFHVSKPADLMPELQGRFPIRVELTDLTKADFLRVLTEPKHALPKQYAELLKTEGVDLEFTRDGLEALADIAFDVNRSNQNIGARRLHTVIEKVVEEVSFNGPDLADKRVVIDGKFVRDKLGPIMQREDLSKFIL; this comes from the coding sequence ATGACCCCGAAGCAGATCGTGGCCGAGTTGGACAAGTACATTGTTGGGCAGGCGGCCGCGAAGAAGGCGGTCGCGGTCGCGATCCGTAACCGCTGGCGCCGGCAGCAGTTGCCGGCCGACTTACGCGCCGACGTTACGCCCAAGAACATTATCCTCATCGGACCGACCGGTGTCGGCAAAACCGAGATCGCCCGGCGCCTGGCGTCACTCGTGGGCGCGCCGTTCATCAAGGTCGAAGCGACCAAGTTTACCGAGGTCGGGTACGTCGGGCGCGACGTGGAGAGCATCATCCGCGACCTGACCGAAGCCGCGATCGGCCTCGTGCGCCAGGAGATGCGCGTCACCGTGCGCGAGAAGGCACAGGAGAAGGTCACCGAGCGCCTGCTCGATCTGCTCGTGCCGATGCCAAAGAACACCCCGTGGGAACCGGAGCAGGAGAAAGAGGAACTCGAGCGCCGCCAGCGCACGCGCGACAAGATGAAGGCGAAACTCGAAGCCGGCGAACTCGAAGACCGCGTGGTGGAACTGACCGTGGAGCAGAAGGCCACGCCGGTGCAAATCTTCTCCAACCTCGGCATGGAGAACATGGACGTCGATTTGCAGGGCATGTTCGACAAGATGATGCCCAAGAACGCCCAACCGCGCCAGCTCCCGGTGAAGGACGCGCGCAAGGTACTCGTCGAACAGGAAACCGAGCTGCTCATCGACCGCGCCGCGGTGGTCGAGCAAGCGGTGGATCGCGTCGAGAACCACGGCATCGTGTTCCTCGACGAAATCGACAAAGTGTGCGGCCCGTCGGCGGGCAGCGGACCGGACGTGTCGCGCCAGGGCGTGCAGCGCGACCTGCTCCCCGTGGTCGAGGGCACCACCGTGAACACGAAGCACGGCCCGGTGCGCACGGACCACATCCTGTTCATCGCGGCCGGGGCGTTCCACGTATCGAAGCCCGCGGACCTGATGCCCGAACTGCAAGGGCGGTTCCCGATCCGCGTGGAACTCACCGACCTCACGAAAGCGGACTTCCTCCGCGTGCTCACGGAGCCGAAGCACGCGCTCCCGAAGCAGTACGCGGAACTGCTCAAGACCGAGGGCGTGGACCTGGAGTTCACCCGCGACGGGTTGGAGGCCCTGGCCGATATCGCGTTCGATGTGAACCGCTCGAACCAGAACATCGGCGCGCGCCGGCTCCACACGGTCATCGAGAAGGTCGTGGAAGAGGTGAGTTTCAACGGGCCGGATCTGGCCGACAAGCGAGTAGTAATTGACGGCAAGTTCGTCCGCGACAAGCTCGGCCCGATCATGCAGCGCGAAGACCTGAGCAAGTTCATCTTGTGA
- a CDS encoding DUF1501 domain-containing protein, which yields MNTHFPLASSRREFLLRSGGGLGGIALNWLLQQEARGTDGPRAGGNPLAEKKPHFPASAKRVVFMFMVGGPSQMDLFDPKPALAKWAGKPLPESTGRPKSQFTTGKEVILPSTRKFAKRGKSGTEISDLMPHLATCADDICFLRSCWCSNTVHAPAMYELHSGRTLMGWPSLGSWVTYGLGSVSENLPAYCVMPQPEGVPEGGAPCWSGAFLPPVYQGTLLRRGPNPIINLKPPTDTSAEQNRRAFDLVQKLNAAQSIGDPELEARASSYELAFKMQKEAPDAVDLAKETEATKNAYGLNNKATADFGTRLLLTRRLLERGVRFVTVYSGGGPVVVQWDAHDDINANHEKMCGHTDQPIAAFLKDLKQRGMLKDTLVVWCSEFGRTPNSQGGKGRDHNPLGYTMWLAGGGAKGGTVVGSTDEFGLKTEDDPISVNDFHATILHLLGLDHEKLTFRHSGRDERLTDVGGTVIDKAVE from the coding sequence ATGAACACGCACTTTCCTCTCGCTTCGTCGCGTCGCGAGTTCCTGCTCCGCTCCGGCGGCGGGCTGGGCGGTATCGCGCTGAACTGGCTCTTGCAGCAGGAGGCGCGCGGGACCGACGGCCCGCGCGCCGGGGGCAATCCGCTCGCGGAGAAGAAGCCGCACTTCCCGGCGTCGGCGAAGCGCGTCGTCTTCATGTTCATGGTCGGCGGGCCGAGCCAGATGGACCTGTTCGACCCCAAGCCCGCGCTCGCGAAGTGGGCCGGCAAGCCGCTCCCGGAATCGACCGGGCGGCCCAAGAGCCAGTTCACCACCGGGAAGGAAGTGATCCTGCCGAGCACGCGGAAGTTCGCCAAGCGCGGCAAAAGCGGGACCGAGATTTCCGACCTCATGCCGCACCTCGCGACCTGTGCCGACGACATCTGCTTTCTGCGTTCGTGCTGGTGCAGCAACACCGTTCACGCCCCGGCGATGTACGAACTGCACAGCGGGCGCACGCTGATGGGCTGGCCGAGCCTCGGTAGCTGGGTGACGTATGGCCTCGGCAGTGTGAGCGAGAATCTCCCGGCGTACTGCGTGATGCCGCAGCCGGAGGGCGTACCCGAGGGCGGCGCGCCGTGTTGGTCGGGCGCGTTCCTCCCCCCGGTCTACCAGGGCACGCTGTTGCGGCGCGGACCGAACCCGATCATCAACTTGAAGCCGCCCACCGACACGAGCGCCGAGCAGAATCGCAGGGCGTTCGATCTCGTGCAGAAGCTCAACGCGGCGCAATCGATCGGCGACCCGGAGTTGGAAGCGCGGGCTTCTAGCTACGAACTCGCCTTCAAGATGCAGAAGGAAGCGCCGGACGCGGTCGATCTCGCGAAGGAAACGGAAGCGACCAAAAATGCCTACGGCTTGAACAACAAGGCGACGGCCGATTTCGGGACGCGCCTCCTCCTCACCCGGCGCCTCCTGGAACGCGGCGTCCGGTTCGTGACGGTTTACAGTGGTGGCGGGCCGGTGGTGGTGCAGTGGGACGCGCACGACGACATCAACGCGAACCACGAGAAGATGTGCGGGCACACCGATCAGCCGATCGCCGCGTTCCTCAAAGACTTGAAGCAGCGCGGGATGCTGAAGGACACGCTCGTGGTCTGGTGCAGCGAGTTCGGGCGCACCCCGAACAGCCAGGGCGGAAAGGGCCGCGACCACAACCCGCTCGGCTACACGATGTGGCTCGCGGGCGGCGGGGCGAAGGGCGGAACCGTCGTCGGGTCCACGGACGAGTTCGGGCTCAAGACCGAGGACGACCCGATTTCGGTGAACGACTTCCACGCCACGATTCTGCACCTGCTGGGGCTCGATCACGAGAAGCTGACGTTCCGCCACAGCGGGCGCGACGAGCGCCTCACCGACGTCGGCGGCACGGTGATCGATAAGGCCGTGGAGTGA